A DNA window from Thiopseudomonas alkaliphila contains the following coding sequences:
- a CDS encoding cytochrome-c peroxidase — MRILLLCGYLLSFSHWALALTPEQLQQADQYLASINSWPAPHTDPAVQWQELSALNSPLPKVSAQEKARIALGKQLFFDPLLSKNKDISCANCHLPEHAFSDGKKVSTGHLNRQGHRNSPSILTSGLSQQLFWDGRSPNLTDQALHPIQDPVEMGFSINQLIQRLNQHPTYPQQFKRVLQQETINQQQLANLLASFQASLLTTINTPFERFMRGDHTALTVSERYGLHLFRTKARCMNCHFGPALSDQQFHNLGLTYYQRYYEDLGRFHVTNNPQDIGKFKTPSLRLVSHTGPWMHNGLFPKLEGVINMYNAGMFHPQPKNARQAADPFFPTTDPLLQPLELTLAEKDYLLQFLKTL, encoded by the coding sequence ATGCGTATTCTCTTACTCTGTGGCTACTTGCTGAGCTTTTCCCACTGGGCCTTAGCTTTAACGCCTGAACAATTACAACAAGCTGACCAATATCTTGCGTCTATTAATAGCTGGCCTGCTCCCCATACTGATCCAGCAGTGCAATGGCAAGAGCTATCAGCACTCAACTCCCCACTGCCAAAAGTTTCGGCGCAAGAAAAAGCACGAATTGCACTAGGTAAACAACTATTTTTTGACCCCTTACTTTCCAAAAATAAAGATATTTCATGCGCCAACTGTCATCTGCCTGAACACGCATTTAGTGATGGGAAAAAAGTTTCAACTGGTCATTTGAATCGTCAAGGTCATCGCAACTCCCCAAGCATTTTAACCAGTGGATTAAGCCAACAGTTGTTTTGGGATGGTCGTAGTCCCAACCTAACAGATCAAGCTCTGCACCCTATTCAAGACCCAGTAGAAATGGGTTTTTCAATTAATCAGTTAATCCAACGCTTAAACCAACACCCAACATATCCTCAACAATTTAAACGTGTCCTCCAACAAGAAACTATTAATCAACAACAACTAGCTAATCTATTAGCCAGCTTTCAAGCAAGTCTTTTAACCACTATCAATACGCCATTTGAACGCTTTATGCGTGGTGATCACACCGCTCTAACAGTCTCTGAGCGGTATGGCTTACATCTTTTTAGGACTAAAGCTCGCTGCATGAATTGTCACTTTGGCCCAGCTCTTTCTGATCAGCAGTTTCACAACTTAGGTTTGACCTATTACCAACGCTACTATGAAGATTTAGGTCGCTTTCATGTGACAAATAACCCACAAGACATCGGTAAATTCAAAACGCCGTCGCTGCGTTTAGTCAGTCATACCGGGCCTTGGATGCATAACGGTTTATTTCCTAAACTTGAGGGTGTTATCAATATGTACAACGCAGGCATGTTTCACCCCCAGCCTAAAAATGCGCGTCAAGCTGCTGATCCTTTTTTTCCGACAACCGATCCATTACTGCAACCGTTAGAGCTAACTTTGGCAGAGAAAGATTACCTCTTACAGTTTTTAAAAACGCTATAG
- a CDS encoding benzoate/H(+) symporter BenE family transporter, with translation MQALRRLQQDFSFSSLVAGFIAVLTGYSSAAVIVFQAAEAAGASNSQISSWMWALGISMGLTTLGLSLRYKMPIITAWSTPGAALLVTSLPGLSMSQAIGAFLFSALLITLFGVTGLFARLMHKIPASLAAAMLAGILLQFGLNLFISLEQQLLLPLAMMATYLISKRYLPRYAIALSLVLGIVLAAAQQQVQLAQLTLTWGKPEWITPELHWASLLSVGLPLFIVTMASQNLPGVAVLQSAGYRPPVSAIVSWTGLSNLLLAPFGAYALNLAAISAAVCTSQEAHDDPSKRYMAGVFAGLFYLTLGILGGTVAGLFAALPKVLVMVIAGLALLNTIANGLVTALQQTSEREAAAVTFLLTASGITLFGIGAAFWGLIAGVITLICLKAKD, from the coding sequence ATGCAAGCTCTTCGCCGCCTCCAACAAGACTTTAGCTTTTCTAGCCTAGTGGCTGGGTTTATTGCGGTGCTAACCGGTTATAGCAGCGCGGCGGTGATTGTGTTTCAGGCGGCGGAAGCAGCGGGCGCGAGTAATAGTCAAATTAGCTCATGGATGTGGGCCTTAGGTATTAGCATGGGGCTGACGACCCTTGGCTTATCTTTGCGTTACAAGATGCCCATTATCACCGCTTGGTCAACACCAGGTGCGGCGCTGTTGGTCACTAGCCTGCCTGGCCTCAGTATGTCGCAAGCCATTGGGGCATTTTTGTTTTCTGCATTGCTAATTACCCTTTTCGGCGTTACCGGGTTATTTGCACGCTTAATGCATAAGATTCCGGCGTCACTGGCGGCAGCGATGCTCGCTGGAATTTTACTGCAATTTGGCCTCAACTTATTTATCAGTCTTGAGCAACAACTCCTGCTTCCGTTGGCCATGATGGCGACCTACTTAATCAGTAAACGCTACCTACCGCGCTACGCCATCGCGTTAAGTTTAGTACTCGGAATCGTACTAGCTGCCGCGCAACAACAAGTGCAGCTAGCGCAATTAACTCTCACCTGGGGCAAGCCGGAATGGATAACGCCTGAGCTACACTGGGCCAGCTTATTAAGCGTAGGACTGCCACTATTTATCGTCACTATGGCCTCGCAAAACTTACCAGGAGTTGCAGTGCTACAGTCTGCCGGCTATCGCCCACCCGTTTCAGCGATTGTAAGCTGGACCGGCTTAAGCAATCTATTACTGGCGCCCTTTGGTGCTTATGCTCTTAACTTAGCCGCTATTAGTGCTGCAGTTTGCACCAGCCAAGAAGCCCACGATGACCCTAGTAAACGTTATATGGCCGGCGTATTTGCTGGCTTATTTTATTTAACGCTAGGCATTTTAGGCGGCACGGTGGCCGGACTTTTCGCTGCCTTGCCTAAAGTACTGGTGATGGTAATTGCCGGCTTAGCTCTGCTCAATACCATTGCTAACGGCTTAGTCACTGCGCTACAACAAACCAGCGAGCGCGAAGCGGCAGCCGTTACTTTTTTACTCACTGCCTCAGGGATCACCTTATTTGGCATCGGCGCCGCCTTTTGGGGGTTAATCGCGGGAGTGATTACTTTGATCTGCCTTAAAGCAAAGGATTAA
- a CDS encoding ABC transporter permease produces the protein MAHPAQRRWYPITSFFAILVLLPITVLLLSWHQVDTEIWTHLWDTQMLRLLGNTATLMLGVGLGVTLLGVSLAWLTSLCEFPGRKWLDWALMLPFAIPAYVLAFVFVGLLDFSGPVQSFLRNTLELNLNFPRIRSTGGVITVFVLVFYPYVYLLARTAFMAQGKGLMEASRVLGCSPWQAFWRVALPVARPAIGAGVALALMESLADFGAVSVFNFDTFTTAIYKTWYGFFSLSSATQLASLLLLFVALLIFAEHKARGAIRPANERARRTALYRLRGWKAWAASCWCLLVFACAFVIPVLQLLAWLWQRGRFDLDERYAALITHTLYLGLAAAALTVSGALLLAFAKRLAANRFNRATVGLANLGYALPGSVLAVAIMLAFSYLDNEWVVPLSKWLGGAGKPLLLGSLGALLLAYVIRFMAVAFGPLETALARIKPSLPEAARSLGVSGSGLFRRIYLPLLIPGTLTAALLVFVDVLKEMPATLIMRPFGWDTLAVRIFEMTSEGEWARASLPALTLVLVGLLPVILLIRRSAKTTY, from the coding sequence GTGGCTCATCCTGCTCAACGCCGCTGGTATCCTATTACCAGTTTTTTTGCCATTTTAGTGTTACTGCCGATTACTGTTCTGCTGCTTAGCTGGCATCAGGTTGACACTGAAATTTGGACGCACCTATGGGATACCCAAATGCTTCGCCTGCTCGGCAATACCGCCACCCTGATGTTAGGCGTGGGACTAGGCGTTACCCTATTAGGCGTGAGCTTGGCTTGGCTGACCAGTTTGTGTGAATTTCCTGGCCGCAAATGGTTAGACTGGGCTTTAATGTTGCCGTTTGCAATTCCCGCTTATGTGCTGGCCTTTGTATTTGTAGGACTATTGGATTTTTCAGGGCCAGTACAAAGTTTCTTACGTAACACCTTAGAGTTAAATCTCAACTTTCCTCGCATTCGCTCAACGGGCGGGGTGATTACCGTCTTTGTCCTAGTGTTTTATCCCTATGTTTACCTACTCGCCCGTACAGCCTTTATGGCCCAAGGCAAAGGCTTAATGGAAGCCTCGCGAGTACTCGGCTGCTCTCCTTGGCAAGCTTTTTGGCGGGTAGCACTACCGGTGGCACGGCCCGCGATTGGCGCCGGTGTCGCCTTAGCATTAATGGAGTCCTTAGCTGATTTTGGCGCGGTATCCGTATTTAATTTTGATACCTTTACCACTGCAATTTACAAAACTTGGTATGGTTTTTTTAGTCTATCCAGCGCAACCCAACTCGCTAGTTTGTTGCTGTTATTTGTTGCTTTACTCATTTTTGCCGAGCACAAAGCCAGAGGCGCGATCCGCCCTGCTAATGAACGAGCTCGGCGCACAGCCTTGTATCGCTTACGTGGCTGGAAAGCATGGGCAGCCAGCTGTTGGTGCCTGTTAGTCTTTGCCTGTGCCTTTGTGATACCAGTGTTACAGCTACTGGCTTGGCTCTGGCAGCGAGGACGTTTTGATCTAGATGAGCGCTACGCTGCCTTAATTACCCATACCCTATACCTAGGCTTAGCTGCCGCAGCACTCACAGTCAGCGGCGCTTTATTACTGGCCTTTGCTAAGCGCTTAGCAGCTAATCGCTTTAACCGCGCCACTGTCGGTTTAGCTAATCTCGGCTATGCTCTGCCCGGCTCAGTGTTAGCGGTCGCGATCATGCTGGCTTTTAGTTACCTAGATAATGAGTGGGTAGTACCACTTTCCAAGTGGCTCGGTGGAGCTGGTAAACCACTGCTGCTCGGTAGCTTAGGTGCCTTATTATTAGCCTATGTGATACGTTTTATGGCGGTCGCTTTTGGCCCACTCGAAACCGCTTTAGCTCGAATCAAACCATCGCTGCCAGAAGCAGCGCGCAGCTTAGGTGTTAGCGGCAGTGGCTTATTTCGTCGCATTTATCTGCCATTATTGATTCCTGGCACACTCACTGCTGCCTTATTAGTATTTGTGGATGTGCTAAAAGAAATGCCGGCTACGTTAATTATGCGTCCCTTTGGCTGGGATACCTTAGCCGTACGTATTTTTGAAATGACCAGTGAAGGCGAATGGGCCCGAGCTTCATTACCCGCACTCACCTTAGTATTGGTTGGCCTACTGCCGGTTATTTTACTAATTAGACGATCCGCCAAAACGACTTATTAA
- the gcvT gene encoding glycine cleavage system aminomethyltransferase GcvT — protein sequence MGLRTPMYDIHLALGAKMVDFRGWDMPLHYGSQVEEHHQVRNDCGVFDISHVAVTDITGADASTLLRTVLCNDVAQLATVGNGHYSALLNEQGGIIDEVLVFKSANGFRCLTNAATRDRVQDWLQNHAQSLAVELNFHRDLCVLAIQGPQTFEHLARIFSSSRMAQLQQLDANCSFFEEQWFFSRTGYTGEEGIEIILPHEQAVALFNEIVGAGIAPIGLGARDTLRLEAGFCLQGNDMDETTTPLVCGLASRVCFADQQRQFIGKAALQAQQAAGNLDRMVGLVLEERGVLRAQQPVRISGYPDGIITSGSFSPTLGKAIALARVAACADERGEVEIRNKWHPVRVVKPCFVKHGEILI from the coding sequence ATGGGATTGCGCACTCCAATGTATGACATACATCTGGCTTTAGGTGCCAAGATGGTTGATTTTCGCGGTTGGGATATGCCGCTACATTACGGTTCTCAAGTTGAAGAACACCATCAAGTTCGTAATGATTGCGGTGTTTTCGATATCTCCCATGTGGCGGTTACCGATATTACAGGTGCCGATGCCAGCACCCTACTACGCACTGTACTGTGCAATGATGTTGCTCAACTAGCAACCGTCGGCAATGGTCACTACAGCGCCCTACTCAATGAACAAGGCGGAATTATTGATGAAGTGCTGGTATTTAAAAGTGCTAACGGCTTTCGCTGTCTAACCAATGCCGCTACTCGAGATCGGGTGCAAGATTGGCTGCAAAACCACGCCCAGTCGCTGGCAGTTGAGCTAAATTTTCACCGCGATCTGTGTGTGTTAGCGATCCAAGGCCCGCAGACCTTTGAACATCTTGCCCGTATTTTTAGCTCTAGCCGTATGGCCCAGTTGCAGCAATTAGACGCTAACTGTAGTTTTTTTGAAGAGCAGTGGTTCTTTTCGCGCACCGGTTATACCGGCGAAGAAGGCATTGAAATTATTCTGCCCCATGAACAAGCAGTCGCGTTATTTAATGAAATTGTGGGTGCTGGCATTGCGCCAATCGGCTTAGGCGCCCGCGACACGCTACGCCTAGAGGCAGGATTTTGCTTACAAGGTAATGACATGGATGAAACCACCACGCCATTAGTTTGTGGCCTTGCTTCACGCGTATGCTTTGCTGATCAGCAACGCCAATTTATTGGCAAGGCCGCCTTACAAGCCCAACAAGCGGCTGGTAATTTGGATCGTATGGTGGGCTTGGTCTTAGAAGAGCGCGGCGTCTTACGGGCCCAACAACCGGTGCGAATTAGCGGTTACCCCGATGGCATCATTACCAGTGGTAGCTTTTCCCCCACCTTAGGTAAAGCCATTGCCTTAGCTAGGGTGGCAGCCTGTGCAGATGAGCGTGGCGAAGTTGAAATTCGTAATAAATGGCACCCGGTACGGGTAGTTAAACCCTGCTTTGTAAAACACGGCGAAATTCTTATTTAA
- the gcvH gene encoding glycine cleavage system protein GcvH, whose product MNNTPDHLRYATSHEWALLNADGTVSVGITDHAQEALGDIVYLELPALNSRLERGQQAGIVESVKAASDIYAPISGTVIEVNDTLTEAPEGINSHPYDSWFYKLQPTDVKELDLLLDAAGYQASV is encoded by the coding sequence ATGAATAACACCCCTGATCACCTGCGCTATGCCACCAGCCATGAATGGGCACTATTAAATGCAGACGGTACGGTTTCTGTCGGGATTACTGATCATGCCCAAGAAGCTCTAGGAGACATTGTTTACCTAGAACTGCCAGCACTTAATAGTCGCTTAGAGCGTGGTCAACAAGCCGGCATTGTTGAGTCAGTAAAAGCCGCGTCAGATATTTATGCCCCTATCAGCGGTACCGTCATCGAGGTGAATGATACCCTCACCGAGGCCCCAGAAGGCATTAACAGCCATCCTTACGACAGCTGGTTTTACAAACTACAGCCTACAGACGTAAAAGAGCTAGACCTGCTGCTTGATGCCGCCGGTTATCAAGCCAGCGTCTAG
- a CDS encoding TRAP transporter large permease, translating into MSPDLWMLIIFGICLLIGMPVAFALGLGGAAGIILGLSPDMLATLGSNTYNSIAKYPLIAIPLFILTGIIFERAGVAASLVKFAQSLIGRRHGGLALVAVLVCLIMGGMSGSGPADAAAVAMVMLPSMTKAGYPRPFSASLIAAASSTAILIPPSIALILYSVMMPGVDLRALFAAGLFPGILAGCSLLVPAYFLAKKNNWENPQEDDEQRPSIRKSFIEALPALFAPVLILGGLRSGLFTPTEAAVVAVTYGLLIGSLVYRQLTWSGLVDMFVEATKISGIVLLIISLAGIFAWAGTTLGTFTSLAEAMLSISDNPVTLLLLVMLLVLLAGMLLDAVSIYLILTPVLVPLIQHFGWNPVWFGILLAMNIAIGQFTPPVAVNLMVTTKVANIRLEHTFGWAMLFMVTMFSALLLVMIFPEIALWLPRYLGFALD; encoded by the coding sequence ATGAGTCCTGATTTGTGGATGCTGATTATCTTCGGCATTTGTTTATTGATTGGTATGCCGGTGGCCTTTGCCTTAGGTTTAGGCGGCGCCGCTGGGATTATTTTAGGGTTATCGCCGGATATGTTGGCGACCTTAGGTAGTAATACCTATAACAGCATTGCTAAATATCCCTTGATCGCGATTCCGCTGTTTATTTTAACCGGCATTATTTTTGAGCGGGCAGGAGTGGCAGCCAGCTTAGTTAAGTTTGCCCAGTCCTTAATTGGACGGCGCCATGGTGGTTTAGCCTTAGTGGCGGTTTTAGTCTGCTTAATTATGGGCGGTATGAGTGGCTCCGGCCCAGCTGATGCGGCCGCGGTAGCGATGGTGATGTTGCCCAGTATGACTAAAGCAGGTTATCCACGACCTTTTTCTGCATCTTTGATAGCTGCTGCTTCATCAACAGCGATTCTGATTCCACCGTCGATTGCGCTGATTTTGTACTCCGTCATGATGCCAGGCGTTGATTTACGGGCATTATTTGCAGCAGGATTATTTCCCGGTATTTTGGCTGGTTGTTCACTCTTAGTGCCAGCATACTTTTTAGCCAAGAAAAATAACTGGGAAAATCCACAAGAGGATGATGAGCAACGTCCCTCGATTCGTAAAAGCTTTATTGAAGCACTGCCGGCGTTATTTGCTCCGGTATTAATTTTGGGTGGCTTACGTTCTGGATTGTTTACTCCAACTGAAGCGGCTGTGGTTGCGGTGACCTATGGTTTGCTGATTGGGAGTTTAGTCTATCGCCAGCTGACCTGGTCTGGGTTAGTGGATATGTTTGTCGAAGCCACCAAAATCTCAGGCATTGTCTTATTAATTATCTCTTTAGCCGGAATTTTTGCTTGGGCAGGCACTACCTTAGGCACTTTCACCAGTCTTGCCGAAGCTATGCTGTCGATTTCAGATAACCCAGTTACCTTGTTGTTATTAGTCATGCTGCTGGTGTTATTGGCCGGCATGTTGTTGGATGCGGTGTCTATCTATCTGATTTTAACTCCAGTATTGGTGCCACTGATTCAACACTTTGGCTGGAATCCTGTGTGGTTTGGGATCTTATTGGCAATGAATATTGCTATTGGTCAGTTTACGCCACCGGTGGCGGTAAACCTGATGGTGACTACTAAGGTGGCTAATATTCGTTTAGAACACACCTTCGGTTGGGCCATGTTATTTATGGTAACTATGTTTAGTGCCTTGCTTTTAGTTATGATTTTCCCGGAAATTGCGCTGTGGTTACCGCGTTATCTTGGCTTTGCGCTGGACTAA
- a CDS encoding TRAP transporter small permease, with amino-acid sequence MSKPKARFESWLGVAALAGICLISLGNVIVRYTTNASFAFTEEFSVVFMVILAFSGAAVAARSNEHIRITLLEEKLSPRLRPILYVAQWLGGLVVLGLIIWYGGVLTYEEYEWESTSAGLGYPTWIYQIWLPLLSLFIVWRSTQNLVERIRDNRLTPASTTEEKSA; translated from the coding sequence ATGTCTAAGCCTAAAGCACGTTTTGAGTCTTGGTTGGGGGTTGCCGCCTTAGCTGGAATCTGTTTGATCAGTTTAGGGAACGTCATTGTACGTTATACCACCAATGCCTCTTTTGCCTTTACTGAAGAATTTTCTGTGGTGTTTATGGTAATTTTAGCTTTTTCTGGTGCTGCAGTTGCTGCACGTAGCAATGAGCATATTCGGATTACCTTACTTGAAGAAAAACTCAGCCCACGCTTACGGCCCATTTTATATGTGGCGCAGTGGTTGGGTGGTTTAGTCGTTTTAGGATTGATTATTTGGTATGGCGGAGTGTTGACCTATGAGGAATACGAGTGGGAGTCGACCTCTGCTGGTCTGGGCTATCCCACCTGGATTTATCAGATTTGGTTGCCTCTTTTAAGCCTATTTATTGTTTGGCGCAGCACCCAAAACTTAGTGGAAAGGATTCGTGATAATCGTTTAACCCCTGCTAGCACAACTGAGGAAAAATCAGCATGA
- a CDS encoding DctP family TRAP transporter solute-binding subunit, with the protein MKLKNLFLAGLATVAMGAATSFAEVKEYSVSTVLSDAYPWGQAAVKWAELVEERSEGKIKLKIYPNAQLVSGDQTREFSAMRSGLIDMAVGSTINWSTQVPELNLFSLPFLMPDDAAVDAITQGEAGKQVFSAIEKRGVMPLAWGENGFREISNSRKPITQPEDLKGLKIRVVGSPLFLDTFNALGANPTQMSWTDAQPALTTGAVDGQENPLSVFDAARADRASQSHLTLWHYMNDPLIFGVNQRLWRTLSKEDQQLLTETAIEAGQWEVKKSRAELTDTLARIRERDVEITELSEEQRAAFVEATQSVYKKWTPKIGADLVEKAQSAIKNR; encoded by the coding sequence ATGAAGTTAAAGAACCTGTTCTTAGCTGGCTTAGCGACTGTGGCAATGGGTGCAGCGACGAGCTTTGCTGAAGTCAAAGAGTATTCAGTATCGACCGTACTCTCAGATGCCTATCCTTGGGGGCAGGCTGCGGTGAAGTGGGCGGAGCTGGTTGAAGAGCGTTCAGAAGGTAAGATCAAACTTAAAATTTACCCCAATGCGCAACTGGTGTCTGGTGACCAAACTCGTGAGTTTTCTGCGATGCGTAGCGGCCTGATTGATATGGCTGTCGGTTCTACCATTAACTGGTCAACTCAGGTGCCTGAACTTAACTTGTTTTCTTTACCTTTTTTAATGCCTGATGATGCAGCGGTTGATGCAATTACCCAAGGTGAAGCGGGTAAACAAGTATTTTCAGCGATTGAAAAGCGTGGCGTGATGCCATTGGCGTGGGGAGAAAATGGTTTTCGGGAAATTTCTAACTCGCGTAAACCCATTACGCAGCCAGAAGACCTCAAAGGTTTAAAGATTCGAGTAGTAGGTTCGCCTTTATTTTTAGATACCTTTAATGCACTAGGCGCTAATCCAACACAAATGAGCTGGACCGATGCTCAGCCAGCATTAACCACTGGTGCCGTTGATGGTCAAGAAAACCCATTATCGGTGTTTGATGCAGCCCGCGCAGATCGTGCCAGTCAGAGCCATTTAACTCTGTGGCACTATATGAATGACCCACTAATTTTTGGTGTTAACCAACGTCTATGGCGTACGTTATCCAAAGAAGATCAGCAGTTACTGACTGAAACTGCGATTGAAGCGGGTCAGTGGGAGGTGAAAAAGTCACGTGCTGAATTGACCGATACCTTGGCTCGCATTCGTGAGCGTGATGTAGAGATTACCGAGCTGAGCGAAGAACAACGGGCAGCTTTTGTTGAGGCGACCCAGAGCGTATACAAAAAATGGACTCCAAAAATTGGTGCTGACCTAGTTGAAAAAGCGCAGTCAGCGATCAAAAACCGTTAA
- a CDS encoding amidohydrolase family protein produces MRKSSLSTLVLTCSLLLSGQSWARDYQFTDAHLHYLDFFQETEGVAKLFSAMDQAKVQQAMLSGIPVAKKWDEDEPKQPRYYAGDDGDVYWYSATDFILAEAIQQLPPKQQQRLHPFLSGFNPSDKNAAQHIRNLLDTHPKFWQGIGEVFLRHDDVTALTLGRTPRANNEAMYKVYRVAEEYDLPVLLHSNITSKREPEPIYLTEMEQVLKDHPRVRFIWAHAGTSLEIHRRQQQLEFLPETLSKLLANYPNLTLDLSWSLVDPYLIDQSTGLPNEQWVQLVEQYPERFVLGSDLVGKFGSLEKTLASFTPFLDALSEETAQKVATDNFLNLLPQWVSQAKKH; encoded by the coding sequence ATGCGCAAATCGAGTCTAAGTACCCTAGTTTTAACCTGTAGCTTGTTGTTAAGCGGCCAAAGCTGGGCCCGAGACTATCAATTTACCGATGCTCATTTGCATTATCTCGATTTTTTTCAAGAAACCGAGGGTGTGGCCAAATTATTTAGCGCCATGGATCAAGCCAAGGTGCAGCAAGCCATGTTATCGGGCATTCCAGTTGCTAAAAAGTGGGATGAGGATGAGCCCAAACAGCCGCGTTACTATGCTGGCGATGATGGCGATGTGTATTGGTACAGTGCTACTGATTTTATCCTAGCCGAAGCGATCCAGCAGTTGCCGCCTAAGCAACAACAGCGGTTACATCCTTTTTTATCAGGCTTTAATCCTAGCGATAAAAATGCTGCTCAGCATATTCGTAATTTACTAGATACTCATCCTAAGTTTTGGCAAGGCATTGGCGAGGTATTTTTACGCCATGATGATGTGACTGCACTGACCCTTGGGCGTACCCCACGGGCCAATAATGAGGCCATGTATAAAGTGTATCGAGTGGCTGAAGAGTATGATCTGCCTGTGTTGTTGCACTCCAATATCACCTCTAAGCGAGAGCCAGAACCTATTTATTTAACGGAAATGGAGCAAGTCTTAAAGGATCATCCGCGGGTGCGTTTTATTTGGGCTCATGCAGGTACGAGTTTAGAAATTCATCGACGTCAACAACAGCTAGAGTTTTTGCCTGAAACCTTAAGTAAGCTGTTAGCTAACTACCCAAATCTTACCTTGGATCTGTCGTGGAGCTTGGTTGACCCTTATTTAATTGATCAGTCAACAGGGTTGCCTAATGAACAGTGGGTACAGCTAGTTGAGCAATATCCTGAGCGCTTTGTGCTGGGCAGCGATTTGGTGGGTAAGTTTGGCAGCCTAGAGAAAACCCTTGCGAGTTTTACCCCCTTTCTTGATGCCTTAAGCGAAGAAACTGCGCAGAAAGTAGCGACTGATAACTTTTTAAACTTATTGCCGCAGTGGGTCAGTCAAGCAAAAAAACACTAA
- a CDS encoding c-type cytochrome, whose product MKLKLGLLALSVSALVACDSGIDPNSPVGKRKAIFKEMLNVSEDLGGMLRGRVPYDEALFIEQAAHLDQLGRTPWQYFPELPEADKSSAKADVWEQQEKFKQLAREMEQATANLVASTQATPIISSALKQRMQAVEDSCESCHQAFRAY is encoded by the coding sequence ATGAAGTTAAAGTTAGGGCTATTGGCTCTTAGCGTATCGGCGTTAGTCGCCTGCGATAGTGGCATTGACCCGAACTCGCCGGTTGGTAAGCGTAAAGCGATTTTCAAAGAAATGTTGAATGTCAGTGAAGACTTAGGGGGGATGTTACGCGGCCGAGTTCCCTACGATGAAGCGCTGTTTATTGAGCAAGCTGCGCATTTAGACCAGCTTGGACGCACGCCTTGGCAGTACTTTCCCGAATTGCCTGAAGCGGATAAAAGCTCAGCTAAAGCCGATGTTTGGGAGCAGCAAGAAAAGTTTAAACAGCTGGCGCGTGAAATGGAACAGGCCACTGCGAACTTAGTCGCATCAACCCAAGCCACGCCTATTATCAGCAGTGCGTTAAAGCAACGGATGCAAGCGGTAGAAGATAGCTGCGAATCTTGCCATCAGGCATTCCGCGCTTACTAA
- the rsmD gene encoding 16S rRNA (guanine(966)-N(2))-methyltransferase RsmD, which produces MARTIKPAGKAKAKVFVGTGQLRIIGGQWRSRRLTFPEAQGLRPTPDRVRETLYNWLAPYIEGARLLDPFVGSGALFLEGLSRGAASGLAFDLHPPAVTNVQQNLQVLGCTQAAVRLGNALQLLQQSPAQPFDIVLLDPPFHQNLLADACHLLEEQQWVTAAAWVYTESEQAPSQAGLPSHWRLHREKHTGQVYYALWQRQPIDGEQS; this is translated from the coding sequence ATGGCGCGGACAATAAAACCAGCTGGCAAAGCCAAAGCTAAGGTCTTTGTGGGGACTGGACAGTTAAGAATTATTGGCGGGCAATGGCGTTCACGGCGTTTAACTTTTCCGGAGGCGCAGGGCTTAAGACCTACCCCTGATCGGGTGCGGGAAACGCTGTATAACTGGCTAGCGCCTTATATTGAAGGTGCACGTTTACTTGATCCTTTTGTGGGCAGTGGCGCGTTATTTCTTGAGGGGCTTTCTCGTGGGGCTGCCAGTGGTCTAGCCTTTGATTTGCATCCGCCAGCGGTGACTAATGTGCAGCAAAACTTACAGGTTTTAGGTTGCACCCAGGCTGCCGTTCGCCTAGGGAATGCATTACAATTGCTGCAGCAGTCACCTGCGCAGCCGTTTGATATTGTGCTGCTAGATCCGCCATTTCATCAAAACCTGTTGGCTGATGCCTGTCATTTACTAGAAGAGCAGCAATGGGTAACGGCTGCTGCTTGGGTGTATACCGAAAGTGAGCAAGCGCCTTCGCAAGCAGGGCTGCCGAGTCACTGGCGCTTACATCGAGAAAAACATACAGGACAAGTTTATTACGCACTTTGGCAACGTCAGCCAATAGATGGGGAGCAATCATGA